One stretch of Halapricum desulfuricans DNA includes these proteins:
- a CDS encoding PstS family phosphate ABC transporter substrate-binding protein — translation MSRKDAGDVTRRKFLIGSGAAGAIALAGCSSGSDGNGNGNGNGNGNGNGNGNGNGSGMDTSTLKADGSSTVYPIANDASRLWNGNPPADDQEYWGPGQYDIDTDMHLADYWASKFGYEPTGERSVPPFGTQIALSHSGTGVEAVINERVDIGDASSTAESILGSDAEELDSIVDHVVGVDGQPIVVSREIADAGVEQITGDELRAIYKQEITNWSEVGGPDKEIYAIGRSEDSGTDTAFRANLYGDPDAPIDPDTRKGQNQQVKTLVEQNDNAIAYIALAFVEPDGATPPIDLELDGTVYSYGENLGAKGYPLSRDLHMYTWEGTSKKEAAFLNMILSEFGQTRFVEPNNYFKIPPARREEERAKLPDQV, via the coding sequence ATGTCACGCAAAGACGCGGGCGACGTGACGCGACGCAAGTTCCTGATCGGTTCCGGCGCGGCCGGCGCGATCGCGCTCGCCGGGTGTTCGTCGGGCTCCGACGGCAACGGCAATGGCAACGGAAACGGCAACGGCAATGGAAACGGCAACGGAAACGGCAACGGAAGCGGTATGGATACCTCGACGCTGAAGGCCGACGGCTCCTCGACGGTGTATCCGATCGCGAACGACGCGAGCCGGCTGTGGAACGGCAATCCGCCGGCCGACGACCAGGAGTACTGGGGCCCCGGTCAGTACGACATCGACACGGACATGCACCTTGCGGATTACTGGGCGAGCAAGTTCGGGTACGAGCCGACCGGCGAGCGCAGCGTCCCGCCGTTCGGAACCCAGATCGCACTCAGTCACTCCGGGACCGGCGTCGAAGCGGTCATCAACGAGCGCGTCGACATCGGCGACGCCAGTTCGACCGCCGAATCGATTCTGGGCAGCGACGCCGAGGAACTCGATTCCATCGTCGATCACGTGGTCGGCGTCGACGGCCAGCCGATCGTCGTCAGCCGGGAGATCGCCGACGCGGGCGTCGAGCAGATCACCGGCGACGAACTCCGCGCGATCTACAAACAGGAGATCACCAACTGGAGCGAGGTCGGTGGCCCGGACAAGGAGATCTACGCCATCGGTCGCTCCGAGGACTCCGGTACCGACACCGCGTTCCGCGCGAACCTCTACGGCGACCCCGACGCGCCGATCGATCCCGACACCCGGAAAGGGCAGAACCAGCAGGTCAAGACGCTCGTCGAGCAGAACGACAACGCGATCGCGTACATCGCGCTCGCTTTCGTCGAGCCTGACGGCGCGACACCGCCGATCGACCTCGAACTCGACGGCACCGTCTACAGTTACGGCGAGAACCTCGGTGCCAAGGGCTACCCGCTCAGCCGTGACCTGCACATGTACACCTGGGAGGGGACCTCGAAGAAAGAGGCAGCGTTCCTCAACATGATCCTCTCGGAGTTCGGCCAGACCCGGTTCGTCGAGCCGAACAACTACTTCAAGATCCCGCCCGCGCGCCGCGAAGAGGAACGCGCGAAGCTCCCGGATCAGGTCTAA
- a CDS encoding RNA-guided endonuclease InsQ/TnpB family protein, with protein MEYSHRYHAYPTQQVAAELERHIDVHRQAYNYTRYEYENVDADNIGSAYKHHNRLPDWKDEFPVFSEVNSKALQRTVTRFYQNLSGLSEQKQNGNKVGKLKWKSPREFQSMTYSQSGFELKNTSGRRATLWLSKIGDINIRYHRDIPDEADIKEVTVKKERTGEWFVSFGLETDDADLPEKPALDELDSSNSVGIDLGILNYVHTSDGKTVDWLDLEDEYERLRREQRKLSRKEKGSNNYEKQRREVAKVKRHIRRKVLDYQQKITTWLVREYDAVFVEDLDVKRMLEQSHNARNKQDAAWRQFITLLDYKADLYGCHVVQVEARGTTKECASCGVETAKSIWVREHSCPSCGFETDRDANAAMNVLQRGFSELGLGWPEDTPVETALPTDTPDFQRVSAKRVVETGSLGVVRKTPSSVMTRDEVPRTT; from the coding sequence ATGGAGTACAGTCACCGCTACCACGCCTATCCGACACAACAGGTAGCGGCTGAACTAGAACGACACATCGACGTTCATCGCCAAGCGTACAACTACACTCGGTACGAGTACGAGAACGTGGACGCCGACAATATCGGCTCCGCGTACAAACACCACAACCGACTTCCCGACTGGAAAGATGAGTTCCCTGTCTTCTCGGAAGTCAACTCGAAGGCTCTGCAACGAACCGTCACACGGTTCTACCAGAACCTCTCGGGCCTCTCCGAGCAGAAACAGAACGGGAACAAGGTCGGGAAGCTCAAGTGGAAGTCACCGAGGGAGTTCCAGAGTATGACGTACTCGCAGTCCGGCTTCGAACTCAAAAACACGAGTGGCCGACGTGCAACGCTCTGGCTCTCGAAAATCGGTGACATCAACATCCGCTACCACCGCGACATCCCTGACGAAGCGGACATCAAAGAAGTCACGGTCAAGAAAGAACGGACTGGCGAGTGGTTCGTCTCGTTCGGTCTCGAAACCGATGACGCTGACTTACCCGAGAAACCCGCGCTGGACGAGTTAGATTCAAGCAACAGCGTGGGTATCGACCTCGGAATCCTCAACTACGTCCACACGAGCGATGGGAAGACCGTGGATTGGCTCGACCTCGAAGACGAGTACGAGCGACTCCGCCGTGAGCAACGCAAGCTCTCACGGAAGGAGAAAGGGTCGAACAACTACGAGAAACAGCGTCGGGAAGTGGCGAAGGTCAAACGTCATATCCGCCGGAAGGTCCTGGACTACCAGCAGAAGATTACGACGTGGCTGGTCCGCGAGTACGACGCAGTGTTCGTCGAGGACCTGGACGTGAAGAGAATGTTGGAACAGTCGCACAACGCTCGCAACAAGCAGGACGCGGCGTGGCGACAGTTTATCACCCTCCTTGATTACAAGGCCGACCTGTACGGCTGTCACGTCGTGCAAGTCGAAGCGCGAGGCACCACCAAAGAATGTGCGTCGTGTGGTGTGGAGACAGCGAAGTCCATCTGGGTACGGGAACACTCCTGTCCGTCGTGCGGATTCGAGACGGACCGGGACGCGAACGCGGCGATGAACGTCCTGCAACGCGGCTTTTCTGAACTAGGGCTGGGATGGCCCGAAGATACGCCCGTGGAGACTGCGCTCCCTACGGACACACCTGACTTTCAGCGTGTGTCTGCAAAGCGCGTCGTCGAAACGGGAAGCCTCGGGGTCGTACGGAAGACGCCGTCTTCCGTGATGACGAGAGACGAAGTCCCTCGAACCACTTGA
- a CDS encoding type IV pilin: MHELQTDDRAVSPVIGVILMVAITVLLASTAAVFFLQFGDETGTSTPPTAAFETDYSDGNSDAVTFTHESGDSLDTSELTVVVNGANVSDVNGRHEVSTIVTQSELSAGSVIEVSNSTDSLDISKNIDFSEATIKLTWEGSAATSSTTLAEWTGPDA; encoded by the coding sequence ATGCACGAATTGCAGACAGACGACAGAGCAGTCTCACCAGTCATCGGAGTGATCCTGATGGTCGCAATCACCGTTTTGCTCGCGTCGACGGCGGCTGTCTTTTTCCTCCAGTTCGGGGACGAGACGGGCACGTCTACGCCGCCGACGGCCGCCTTCGAGACGGATTACTCAGACGGCAATTCGGACGCGGTCACGTTCACACACGAGTCGGGCGACAGCCTCGATACCTCGGAGTTGACGGTCGTCGTCAACGGCGCGAATGTATCAGACGTCAACGGACGTCACGAGGTATCGACCATCGTGACCCAATCGGAGCTGAGCGCCGGGAGCGTCATCGAGGTGTCGAACAGCACGGACTCCCTCGACATCTCGAAAAATATCGACTTCAGCGAAGCGACGATCAAACTCACCTGGGAAGGGTCCGCCGCGACCAGCAGCACGACGCTGGCGGAGTGGACCGGCCCGGACGCCTGA
- the hemC gene encoding hydroxymethylbilane synthase — translation MSSRDSTLRLATRGSDLALRQAATVAETLEGRRRSVELVEVETTGDQIRDELIHRLGKTGAFVRALDERVLDGEADAAVHSLKDVPTEGGEEMVVAGVPERGPAGDVLVTPDGKALEELPEGATVGTSSLRREAQLRAERADLNVEPLRGNVDTRIEKLLAPTLQREHADRSDAESERKERADDEDYEHPYDRTVEEWFDDLAEIERRALERDVEIEYDAIVLAAAGLERLGLDHHVSTVELDTDRFVPAPGQGAIAVTAPDGETADRINGAIDHPPTRVATTVERTVLATLGGGCIAPIGVHARVQGSTVRTTARVLARDGSEEVSATRDLPIHRHPGAAREFAEELREQGAAELIEQAVAEATDE, via the coding sequence ATGAGCTCTCGCGACAGCACGCTCCGGCTTGCGACACGTGGTTCTGATCTCGCGCTTCGACAGGCGGCCACGGTGGCAGAGACACTGGAAGGGCGGCGACGGTCGGTCGAACTGGTCGAAGTCGAGACGACCGGCGACCAGATCCGCGACGAACTGATCCACCGATTGGGCAAGACGGGCGCGTTCGTCCGCGCGCTCGACGAGCGGGTGCTCGACGGTGAGGCCGACGCTGCCGTCCACTCACTGAAAGACGTCCCGACCGAGGGCGGCGAGGAGATGGTCGTCGCGGGCGTCCCCGAGCGGGGCCCCGCGGGCGACGTGCTGGTGACACCCGACGGGAAGGCCCTCGAGGAACTCCCCGAGGGCGCGACTGTCGGCACGTCCAGCCTCCGGCGCGAAGCGCAGTTGCGCGCCGAGCGGGCGGACCTGAACGTCGAACCGCTCCGCGGGAACGTCGACACCCGGATCGAGAAACTGCTGGCCCCGACGCTCCAGCGCGAACATGCCGACCGAAGCGACGCCGAAAGCGAGCGCAAGGAGCGAGCGGACGACGAGGACTACGAACACCCCTACGACCGGACGGTCGAGGAGTGGTTCGACGACCTGGCCGAGATCGAGCGTCGCGCGCTCGAACGCGACGTGGAAATCGAGTACGACGCGATCGTGCTGGCGGCCGCGGGGCTGGAGCGACTCGGTCTGGATCACCACGTCTCGACGGTCGAACTCGATACCGACCGGTTCGTTCCCGCGCCCGGACAGGGAGCCATCGCGGTCACCGCGCCGGACGGCGAGACCGCCGATCGGATCAACGGGGCGATCGACCATCCGCCGACACGAGTCGCGACGACCGTCGAGCGGACCGTGCTGGCGACGCTGGGTGGCGGCTGTATCGCGCCGATCGGCGTCCACGCGAGGGTCCAGGGCAGTACCGTCCGGACCACGGCGCGGGTACTGGCACGGGACGGCAGCGAGGAAGTCTCGGCCACGCGCGATCTGCCGATCCACCGCCATCCCGGCGCCGCCCGGGAGTTCGCCGAGGAGCTCCGCGAGCAGGGAGCGGCCGAACTGATCGAACAGGCCGTCGCGGAGGCAACGGACGAATGA
- a CDS encoding uroporphyrinogen-III synthase, protein MTASPRVAVFRPDDQRLEAAVELLESLGATPVADPMLAVEPAGSTPRSDADAVVFTSTTGVDLVADAGWTPGDATVCAIGETTAGALRDSGFEVDVVPETYTSAGLVEALEGEVEGARVELARSDHGSSVLVEGLFGAGAYVHETVLYRLVRPESAGESAELAAACDLDAALFTSSLTVEHFLEAAADRGVRGAATDGLNEAVVGAIGPPTARTAESNGIGVDVVPETADFELLARAVLERLQSN, encoded by the coding sequence ATGACGGCGAGCCCGCGCGTGGCCGTCTTCCGCCCCGACGACCAGCGCCTCGAGGCGGCCGTCGAACTGCTGGAATCGCTGGGCGCGACGCCGGTCGCGGATCCGATGCTCGCGGTCGAGCCCGCCGGGTCGACGCCGCGCTCGGACGCCGACGCCGTCGTCTTCACGAGCACGACCGGCGTCGATCTCGTCGCCGACGCCGGCTGGACGCCCGGCGACGCGACCGTCTGTGCGATCGGCGAGACGACGGCCGGCGCGCTCCGGGACTCGGGGTTCGAGGTCGACGTCGTCCCCGAGACCTACACGTCGGCGGGCCTCGTCGAGGCGCTCGAAGGCGAGGTCGAGGGCGCGCGCGTCGAACTCGCCCGCAGCGACCACGGCAGTTCGGTGCTCGTCGAGGGGCTGTTCGGCGCCGGCGCGTACGTCCACGAGACCGTCCTCTATCGGCTGGTCCGGCCGGAGAGCGCTGGCGAGTCGGCCGAACTGGCCGCCGCGTGTGACCTCGACGCCGCGCTGTTCACCTCGTCGCTGACGGTCGAACACTTCCTGGAGGCGGCGGCCGACCGGGGCGTCCGCGGGGCAGCGACCGACGGGCTGAACGAGGCCGTCGTCGGCGCGATCGGGCCGCCGACAGCGCGGACCGCCGAATCGAACGGGATCGGCGTCGACGTCGTGCCCGAAACGGCCGACTTCGAGCTGCTGGCTCGCGCAGTCCTCGAGCGACTCCAGTCGAACTAG
- the pstC gene encoding phosphate ABC transporter permease subunit PstC has translation MTADYQSPNAVVAVLRWIDERGRSLHRSWEGLDWFSRLLAVGQLVLVVASFVGFLLQSVWTPLFVVAFLLAFGLGWAIRQALTAKIVTFLMTVSALVTLGLIAVFLVLESIPAFRTAGLDLVNPFGENAWAASQSQYSLVPMIWGTVLTTIVAVAVAGPLGIAGALFISEIAPGWLRDVVKPAVEILAGIPSIVYGFIGFTIINPYITDRLSVNPGALFAIGVVIGFMALPTVISVAEDALDAVPSAMKDGSLAVGATDWQTMQSVTVPAAFSGVSAAVLLGIGRAMGETMAATVMISHSRRLPEPTGYNVFDSTETLTTFIASSYGHVTPGETFWSALFAAGVVLLVIVTGLGIASQLVEMRMQRKLQGNQ, from the coding sequence ATGACAGCCGACTATCAATCGCCGAATGCAGTGGTCGCCGTCCTCCGGTGGATCGACGAGCGTGGCCGCTCGCTTCACCGGTCGTGGGAGGGCCTGGACTGGTTCAGTCGCCTGCTGGCCGTCGGACAGCTGGTGCTGGTCGTCGCTTCTTTCGTCGGGTTTCTCCTCCAGTCGGTCTGGACGCCGCTTTTCGTGGTGGCGTTTCTGCTCGCGTTCGGCCTCGGATGGGCCATCCGACAGGCACTGACCGCCAAGATCGTGACGTTCCTGATGACGGTCTCGGCGCTGGTCACGCTTGGACTGATAGCCGTGTTTCTCGTGCTGGAGTCGATCCCGGCTTTCCGGACGGCCGGGCTGGACCTCGTCAATCCCTTCGGTGAGAACGCGTGGGCCGCGAGCCAGAGCCAGTACTCGCTCGTCCCGATGATCTGGGGGACCGTTCTCACGACGATCGTCGCGGTCGCGGTCGCCGGACCGCTCGGAATCGCGGGCGCACTGTTCATCAGCGAGATCGCGCCCGGATGGCTCCGCGACGTCGTCAAGCCGGCCGTCGAGATCCTCGCCGGCATCCCGTCGATCGTCTACGGGTTCATCGGGTTCACGATCATCAACCCCTACATCACGGATCGCCTCTCGGTCAATCCCGGCGCGCTGTTCGCGATCGGCGTCGTCATCGGGTTCATGGCGCTGCCGACGGTCATCTCCGTCGCGGAGGACGCGCTGGACGCAGTGCCGTCGGCGATGAAAGACGGGTCGCTCGCCGTCGGGGCGACCGACTGGCAGACGATGCAGAGCGTGACCGTTCCGGCGGCGTTCTCCGGCGTGTCCGCGGCGGTCTTGCTTGGCATCGGTCGGGCGATGGGCGAGACGATGGCCGCGACGGTGATGATCTCACACAGCCGACGACTCCCCGAACCGACCGGCTACAACGTCTTCGACAGCACGGAGACGCTGACGACGTTCATCGCCAGCAGCTACGGCCACGTCACGCCCGGTGAGACGTTCTGGAGCGCGTTGTTCGCTGCCGGGGTCGTCCTGCTGGTCATCGTCACCGGACTCGGTATCGCCTCACAACTGGTCGAGATGCGAATGCAACGGAAACTACAGGGCAACCAATGA
- a CDS encoding geranylgeranyl reductase family protein yields the protein MPTHEYDVVVAGAGTAGCYAAATVANEGLDVVVVERKDEEEAGHIACGDALKGASAFPESIPKSRIEPAFTNTAVDHGRFELPSQNTAVDIPVPGELAVIDRLEYGKRIIEGAEHAGAEFHYETVINDVRQDETGRVTGLEAKRNGREVTYESEVVVDAAGALSLLQDKADFGDATFDTNVRYSQFCSAYREIIHVDEPVEYDDALVFKPTERAAGYLWYFPRTPTEINVGLGFQMNEEPMKLVESLREDIRTRPEFENATVEDKLGAALPTRRPYDSAVAPGYIAVGDAAGHVNPTTGGGIAGAAYAGKYAADQAIEAIGADDVSESALWEYNERVMDHFGGRYAALDVYNIFVTAYDVDDLTALLASVPMEKLSEALYSGSADLGLWLKIKTLLKSAGHWGTIYDLYQTKRLADDVLDHYESYPSSPDGFETWQQDRDALLDQVYETTGAESKY from the coding sequence ATGCCCACCCACGAGTACGACGTCGTCGTCGCGGGTGCCGGGACGGCCGGCTGTTACGCGGCCGCGACGGTGGCCAACGAGGGGCTCGACGTCGTCGTCGTCGAGCGAAAGGACGAGGAAGAAGCGGGTCACATCGCCTGCGGTGACGCACTGAAAGGGGCCAGCGCGTTCCCGGAGTCGATCCCGAAGTCCCGGATCGAACCCGCGTTCACGAACACGGCCGTCGATCACGGTCGCTTCGAGTTGCCGAGTCAGAACACGGCCGTCGACATCCCCGTGCCCGGCGAACTGGCCGTGATCGATCGCCTGGAGTACGGCAAGCGGATCATCGAGGGAGCCGAGCACGCCGGGGCGGAGTTCCACTACGAGACGGTGATCAACGACGTCCGTCAGGACGAGACGGGTCGGGTGACCGGCCTCGAGGCGAAACGGAACGGCAGGGAGGTCACCTACGAGAGCGAGGTCGTCGTCGACGCCGCGGGCGCGCTCTCGCTGTTGCAGGACAAGGCCGACTTCGGCGACGCGACCTTCGACACGAACGTCCGGTACTCGCAGTTCTGTTCGGCCTATCGGGAGATCATCCACGTCGACGAACCCGTCGAGTACGACGACGCGCTGGTCTTCAAGCCGACCGAGCGGGCCGCCGGCTACCTGTGGTACTTCCCGCGCACGCCGACGGAGATCAACGTCGGTCTGGGGTTCCAGATGAACGAAGAGCCGATGAAGCTGGTCGAGTCACTCCGTGAGGACATTCGCACTCGCCCCGAGTTCGAGAACGCGACCGTCGAGGACAAACTCGGCGCGGCGCTACCGACCCGGCGACCGTACGACTCGGCAGTCGCACCGGGATATATCGCCGTCGGCGACGCCGCCGGGCACGTCAACCCGACAACCGGCGGCGGCATCGCCGGAGCGGCCTACGCCGGCAAGTACGCCGCCGATCAGGCGATCGAGGCGATCGGCGCGGATGACGTCTCCGAGTCGGCGCTGTGGGAGTACAACGAGCGCGTGATGGATCACTTCGGCGGGCGCTACGCCGCGCTGGACGTCTACAACATCTTCGTCACGGCCTACGACGTCGATGACCTCACGGCCCTGCTCGCGTCCGTTCCGATGGAGAAACTCTCCGAAGCGCTGTATTCCGGATCGGCCGATCTGGGCCTCTGGCTGAAGATCAAGACCCTGCTCAAAAGCGCGGGCCACTGGGGCACGATCTACGACCTCTATCAGACGAAACGCCTCGCCGACGACGTACTCGATCATTACGAGTCCTATCCATCGAGTCCGGACGGGTTCGAGACCTGGCAACAGGACCGGGACGCGCTCCTCGATCAGGTCTACGAGACGACCGGGGCGGAATCGAAATACTAG
- a CDS encoding DUF7260 family protein, with protein MTEIAQPHIDRALAAVETERDVLQAERDAFQTLLRRVSAIEVDTGGPVARPGAVTAVSVPRSSGEARGLEAVRSAYRDTVMAVPHYDEEYDESLRENLAAEFGAQLAARVVDGNALTRQVRDGLLDACRQSREERKRVLQHVERERDRLVAFETRLSEIERSIIEAGAAIASASGSRELSRIDRRLATLQSRCLDLADDRQAQVQAPSQTDIPGTDFGLHEYLYGEMETPAPVLSDVAACLETIRRHRIRGLRAELAGRLESASEGGLLAQS; from the coding sequence ATGACAGAGATAGCACAGCCACATATCGATCGAGCGCTCGCCGCTGTCGAGACGGAACGGGATGTCCTGCAGGCGGAACGGGACGCGTTCCAGACCCTGCTCCGCCGGGTGAGTGCGATCGAGGTCGACACCGGCGGGCCAGTCGCCCGGCCCGGAGCCGTGACTGCGGTGTCGGTGCCACGTTCTTCCGGCGAGGCTCGCGGGCTAGAAGCCGTTCGGAGCGCGTACCGGGACACGGTCATGGCAGTTCCCCACTACGACGAGGAGTACGACGAGTCGCTCCGGGAGAACCTTGCCGCGGAGTTCGGAGCGCAGTTGGCCGCTCGTGTCGTCGACGGGAACGCGCTGACGCGACAGGTGCGCGACGGCCTGCTCGACGCCTGCAGACAGTCCCGTGAGGAACGCAAACGAGTCCTCCAGCACGTCGAACGGGAACGCGATCGGCTTGTCGCCTTCGAGACCCGCCTTTCGGAGATCGAGCGGTCGATAATCGAAGCGGGTGCGGCGATCGCGTCGGCCTCCGGAAGCCGCGAGCTGAGCCGGATCGACAGACGGCTCGCGACACTGCAGTCGCGCTGTCTCGACCTCGCGGACGACAGGCAGGCGCAGGTACAGGCGCCGAGTCAGACGGACATCCCCGGAACTGACTTCGGCCTGCACGAGTATCTCTACGGAGAGATGGAGACCCCGGCCCCGGTACTGTCGGACGTCGCTGCCTGTCTCGAGACGATCCGACGCCACCGGATACGTGGCCTTCGAGCCGAACTGGCCGGGCGGCTGGAATCCGCGTCCGAGGGCGGCCTCCTCGCGCAGTCCTGA
- the hemG gene encoding protoporphyrinogen oxidase yields the protein MHVGVIGAGISGLATAHELRERGATVDVFEADDEPGGIVRSRRVDGHVLDLGPQRLRGSKLIEEWLAEFGLREQRFEGNDDQPLFVLRDGRLRVAPLSIREAITTDLISWPGKARILAEPLTGPPQPDETVADFFARKFGSEAERTLFSPLYTGLYGAHADEMLVRHSVGKALRKRGIDRSILLAVARKLVEGVDIPPIVSLEDGLQALPRAIADRYAESIHLETLVEAVHGDGDGFDIVTADGSTAVDRVVVTTPAPVAADLLEPLDADLADVLGRLTYNPLAVVHLESNYGREGHGCQILDGEGYETLGLTWNASMLDRDGVYTAYLGGSRSPELLEESDDRLGELAAEEFESITGFSARPLHVARWRPGMPAYDASWNALDRVSFPDGVHVCATYTERAGIPGRLRDAKRTAEAIAGE from the coding sequence ATGCATGTCGGTGTAATCGGCGCAGGGATCTCCGGTCTGGCAACGGCACACGAACTCCGCGAGCGCGGCGCGACCGTCGACGTCTTCGAGGCGGACGACGAGCCGGGCGGGATCGTCCGGTCGCGCCGAGTGGACGGACACGTCCTCGATCTCGGGCCACAGCGGTTGCGCGGCTCGAAACTGATCGAGGAGTGGCTTGCGGAGTTCGGCCTCCGCGAGCAGCGCTTTGAGGGCAACGACGACCAGCCGCTGTTCGTCCTCCGGGACGGGCGGTTGCGAGTCGCACCGCTGTCGATCCGTGAGGCGATCACGACCGATCTCATCTCCTGGCCCGGGAAGGCCCGGATCCTGGCCGAACCGCTGACCGGCCCGCCACAACCGGACGAGACCGTCGCGGACTTCTTCGCCCGGAAGTTCGGCAGCGAGGCCGAGCGGACGCTGTTCTCGCCGCTGTACACCGGGCTATACGGCGCGCACGCCGACGAGATGCTGGTCCGGCACTCGGTCGGCAAGGCGCTGCGAAAGCGCGGGATCGACCGCTCGATCCTGCTCGCGGTCGCCCGGAAGCTCGTCGAGGGCGTCGACATTCCGCCGATCGTCTCGCTGGAGGACGGGCTCCAGGCGCTCCCGCGAGCGATCGCCGACCGCTACGCCGAGTCGATCCACCTCGAGACGCTCGTCGAAGCCGTCCACGGGGACGGCGACGGCTTCGATATCGTGACCGCCGACGGGTCGACGGCCGTCGATCGGGTCGTCGTCACCACGCCCGCACCGGTCGCGGCCGACCTGCTCGAACCGCTGGACGCGGACCTCGCAGACGTGCTCGGGAGACTGACGTACAACCCGCTCGCCGTCGTCCACCTCGAGTCGAACTACGGCCGGGAGGGACACGGCTGTCAGATCCTCGACGGCGAGGGCTACGAGACGCTCGGGCTGACCTGGAACGCGAGCATGCTCGACCGGGACGGCGTGTACACCGCGTATCTCGGCGGGTCGCGCTCGCCCGAACTGCTCGAAGAGAGCGACGACCGGCTCGGTGAGCTGGCCGCCGAGGAGTTCGAGTCGATAACCGGCTTCTCGGCGCGGCCGTTGCACGTCGCGCGCTGGCGACCGGGGATGCCCGCCTACGACGCGAGCTGGAACGCTCTCGATCGCGTCTCGTTCCCGGACGGTGTCCACGTCTGTGCGACCTACACCGAACGGGCCGGGATACCGGGACGGCTCCGGGACGCGAAACGGACAGCAGAAGCGATCGCCGGCGAGTGA
- a CDS encoding phosphate uptake regulator PhoU codes for METRKVQVTGGSTYTVSLPKEWATDNDVSAGSIVEFHSEKDLLLLSPKDDVDRTEGTLDITGLEEDHDLTRAVMTMYVSGFDIITLEAQRITAAQRRVIRDATQGLVGLEVIEETGDRVVLQDLLDSSELSVHNAITRMRLVSLTMLSDAVEALVENDDELADDVMERDDDVDRLWYMVSRVFRTVLRDPAAASDIGFPRETVFDYQSAARQLERIADHATKIARIAGEVGDVTDEEADALLDLKEGAIEVPKLAMDAVFEDDPDEATRMANEARAMVREIDDQSREVDNLIREQDDPQSAQLLGLVVDSLSRTADYGSNIAESALQKAAPRPS; via the coding sequence ATGGAGACCCGGAAAGTCCAGGTGACGGGCGGTTCGACCTACACCGTCTCGCTCCCCAAAGAGTGGGCGACCGACAACGACGTCAGCGCGGGATCCATCGTGGAGTTTCACTCCGAGAAGGACCTGCTGTTGCTCTCGCCGAAAGACGACGTCGATCGGACAGAGGGGACCCTCGACATCACCGGTCTGGAGGAAGATCACGACCTCACGCGCGCGGTGATGACGATGTACGTCAGCGGGTTCGACATCATCACGCTGGAGGCCCAGCGCATCACCGCCGCACAGCGTCGCGTCATCCGCGACGCCACGCAGGGGCTAGTGGGACTGGAGGTTATCGAGGAGACCGGCGACCGGGTCGTCCTGCAGGACCTGCTCGACTCCTCGGAGCTGTCGGTGCACAACGCGATCACGCGCATGCGGCTCGTCTCGCTGACGATGCTGTCCGACGCCGTCGAGGCGCTGGTCGAGAACGACGACGAACTCGCCGACGACGTGATGGAACGCGACGACGACGTCGACCGGCTGTGGTACATGGTCTCGCGGGTGTTCCGGACGGTGCTTCGCGACCCCGCCGCAGCCTCCGATATCGGCTTCCCCCGCGAGACGGTCTTCGACTACCAGTCGGCGGCCCGCCAGCTCGAGCGGATCGCGGACCACGCGACGAAGATCGCCCGGATCGCCGGCGAAGTCGGCGACGTCACCGACGAGGAAGCGGACGCACTGCTCGATCTCAAAGAGGGGGCAATCGAGGTCCCGAAACTGGCGATGGACGCCGTGTTCGAGGACGACCCCGACGAGGCGACGCGCATGGCCAACGAGGCCAGGGCGATGGTCCGGGAGATCGACGACCAGAGCCGCGAGGTTGACAACCTCATTCGCGAACAGGACGACCCCCAGAGCGCCCAGCTGCTCGGGCTGGTCGTCGACTCGCTGTCCCGGACGGCCGACTACGGGTCCAACATCGCCGAGAGCGCGCTGCAGAAAGCGGCTCCACGGCCGAGCTAG